The Maylandia zebra isolate NMK-2024a linkage group LG4, Mzebra_GT3a, whole genome shotgun sequence genome includes a window with the following:
- the LOC101485359 gene encoding kelch-like protein 11 — protein sequence MAAAAPNPEDSTRSSGSSGTSTPSALAGDGDAEEAEEFTSSSHCSELSRRQNEQRKQGLFCDVTLAFSSGAAMGSLQSCEFSAHRSVLAAATDYFTPLLGGQFSESLSGRVEMKEWSSELGPDPETVESVIQYMYTGEIRVSTCNVHEVLELADRFLLLQLKDFCGEFLKKKLSLTNCVAVHSLAHMYTLDQLALRAADMIRRNFHKVIQDEEFYTLPFHLVRDWLSDAEITVDSEEVLFEAVVKWVQKNPEERSRYFEELFRLLRLPQIKPTYLTRVVKNERLVASNEACLRLVSEAVEGHAIRFENLKSADMEFWSSHMASFQPRFGQNMDVIMVVGGVSEGGDYLSECVGYFIYEDRWVNLPHIHNHLDGHAIAATESHVYVAGSMEPGFAKTVERYNPNRNTWEQVSNLTTRKHSFGLTCIKDILYSIGGHGNFSPGFKDVSVYEPEQDKWHNLESAPKILRDVKAVSVEDRYVYVTARTPVDTDNDDGLKTVTTRYDTESRQWQDVDSLPLIDNYCIFQMAVASTNFYHTASCCPKSYTVRDEVARQKISVRISDEILESLPPEVTSIEGAAICHFDEDVFIIGGWKNSDDVDKQYRKEAYRYCAERKRWMLLPPMPQPRCRATACHVRIPYRFLYGCQRYPMPQNLARQRDRMQQMQQLHRRTLTLRRQLQSQIEC from the exons ATGGCAGCGGCGGCACCCAACCCGGAGGACTCCACCAGGAGCAGCGGTAGCAGCGGCACCAGCACGCCCAGTGCGCTTGCTGGAGACGGAGACGCGGAAGAGGCCGAGGAATTCACCTCGTCTTCCCACTGCTCGGAGCTTTCGCGGCGGCAGAACGAACAGAGGAAGCAGGGCTTATTCTGCGACGTGACGCTGGCCTTCAGCAGCGGGGCGGCAATGGGCAGCCTCCAGAGCTGTGAGTTTTCAGCCCACAGGTCTGTCCTGGCTGCGGCCACCGACTACTTCACCCCACTGCTGGGGGGACAGTTTTCCGAGTCCTTGTCCGGACGGGTGGAGATGAAGGAGTGGAGCTCAGAGCTGGGGCCGGACCCCGAGACGGTGGAGAGTGTTATCCAATATATGTATACGGGAGAAATACGCGTCAGTACCTGCAATGTGCATGAAGTTCTGGAGCTGGCTGATAG gttcctgctgctgcagctgaaagaTTTCTGTGGAGAGTTCCTTAAGAAGAAGCTGAGTCTGACCAACTGTGTGGCCGTCCACAGCTTGGCTCACATGTACACCCTGGACCAGCTGGCTCTGCGGGCTGCAGACATGATCCGCCGCAACTTCCACAAGGTTATCCAGGATGAGGAGTTCTACACGCTCCCCTTTCACCTGGTGCGTGACTGGCTATCAGATGCAGAGATAACCGTGGATTCTGAGGAAGTGCTTTTTGAGGCTGTGGTGAAGTGGGTGCAGAAGAACCCAGAGGAGAGAAGCCGCTATTTTGAAGAGCTGTTTCGTCTCCTGAGGCTACCCCAGATCAAGCCCACCTACCTGACCAGAGTGGTGAAAAATGAACGACTGGTGGCATCCAACGAGGCCTGCCTGCGGCTGGTGTCGGAGGCAGTAGAGGGCCATGCTATTAGATTTGAAAACCTCAAGTCGGCTGATATGGAGTTCTGGTCTTCGCACATGGCCTCCTTTCAGCCTCGCTTTGGTCAAAATATGGACGTTATCATGGTAGTAGGTGGAGTTTCGGAGGGAGGCGACTACCTTAGCGAATGTGTGGGCTACTTTATTTATGAGGACCGTTGGGTCAATCTGCCTCACATCCATAACCATCTGGATGGCCACGCCATCGCTGCCACAGAGTCCCACGTCTATGTAGCTGGTTCTATGGAGCCAGGCTTCGCTAAGACTGTGGAACGTTACAACCCTAATCGTAACACCTGGGAGCAGGTGAGCAACTTGACCACACGCAAGCACTCCTTTGGCCTGACTTGCATTAAGGATATCTTATACAGCATTGGTGGCCATGGCAACTTCAGCCCGGGTTTCAAGGATGTCAGTGTGTATGAGCCAGAGCAGGACAAATGGCACAATCTGGAATCTGCTCCCAAAATCCTGCGAGACGTGAAGGCAGTGAGTGTGGAGGACCGCTATGTTTATGTCACAGCACGCACACCCGTCGATACAGATAATGATGACGGATTGAAGACGGTGACCACTCGTTATGACACAGAGAGTCGCCAGTGGCAGGATGTTGACTCCCTGCCTCTTATTGACAACTACTGTATCTTCCAGATGGCTGTGGCATCCACTAACTTCTACCACACAGCCTCCTGCTGTCCTAAAAGCTACACAGTTCGGGATGAGGTTGCCAGGCAGAAGATTAGTGTGCGCATCTCTGATGAGATCCTAGAAAGCCTTCCACCAGAGGTAACCAGCATTGAGGGTGCTGCAATCTGCCACTTTGATGAGGATGTTTTCATCATCGGGGGCTGGAAGAACAGCGACGATGTAGACAAGCAGTATCGCAAGGAGGCCTATCGTTACTGCGCCGAGAGGAAGCGATGGATGCTGCTGCCACCCATGCCTCAGCCTCGTTGTCGAGCTACTGCCTGCCACGTCCGCATCCCGTACCGCTTCCTGTACGGCTGCCAGCGGTACCCCATGCCCCAGAACCTTGCCCGCCAGCGAGATCGCATGCAGCAGATGCAACAGCTTCACCGGCGCACTCTCACCCTGCGCCGGCAGCTCCAGTCGCAGATAGAGTGTTGA